ATGAATAATCCAAAATTTATGGGAGAGTTAACCGAAGAAGATGCAAAAAGGCTAAATGCAAAACTCATAGTAGCGGATTTTGGTGCAGAGAGCTGCGGTGACGCGGTTAGATTATATTGGCTTGTTGATGAGGCGACAGATAAGATAATAGACGCTAAATTTAAAAGTTTTGGTTGTGGCACCGCGATAGCTAGTTCTGATACTATGGCGGAGCTTTGTATTGGTAAAACTGTCGATGAAGCAGTAAAGATAACAAATTTAGATGTTGAAAAAGCTATGCGTGATACGCCTGACACTCCAGCTGTTCCACCACAAAAGATGCACTGTTCTGTTATGGCATATGATGTTATCAAGGCTGCTGCTGCCAGCTATAAGGGTGTAGATCCTGAACATTTTGAGGATGAGATTATAGTTTGTGAGTGTGCAAGAGTGAGTCTTGGTACGATAAAAGAGGTAATACGCTTAAACGATCTAAAATCAGTAGAAGAGATCACCCAATATACAAAAGCAGGAGCTTTTTGTAAAAGCTGTGTCAAGCCCGGCGGACACGAAAAACGTGAATATTATCTAGTCGATATACTTCGTGATACTAGAGCTGAAATGGAACAAGAGAGATTAAAAACACAAGCTAACGCACAGGTAAATCATAGTCTAAATGATCTAAGTTTTGATGAGATGACAGTTGTTGGGCAGTTAAAGGCGGTCGAGTCGTTAATGGATAAAGAGATACGTCCTATGCTTATGATGGATGGCGGTAATCTTGAAGTCTTAG
This portion of the Campylobacter anatolicus genome encodes:
- a CDS encoding iron-sulfur cluster assembly scaffold protein; the protein is MAKNSLIGGSIWDEYSNKVQDRMNNPKFMGELTEEDAKRLNAKLIVADFGAESCGDAVRLYWLVDEATDKIIDAKFKSFGCGTAIASSDTMAELCIGKTVDEAVKITNLDVEKAMRDTPDTPAVPPQKMHCSVMAYDVIKAAAASYKGVDPEHFEDEIIVCECARVSLGTIKEVIRLNDLKSVEEITQYTKAGAFCKSCVKPGGHEKREYYLVDILRDTRAEMEQERLKTQANAQVNHSLNDLSFDEMTVVGQLKAVESLMDKEIRPMLMMDGGNLEVLDIQKDNDSNIDIYIRYLGACSGCASGAGGTLYAIENVLQEELSPKIRVMPV